One window of Acropora palmata chromosome 1, jaAcrPala1.3, whole genome shotgun sequence genomic DNA carries:
- the LOC141896625 gene encoding uncharacterized protein LOC141896625 translates to MLIFRFRMAFRRSFSSSYNCDQSIIKSGALRGSGGSWRARCSNIYCSSTIIANTGFQCTDYSVDEDWTKGESNFTYTFSSESTEWVVSYHGCCWISSLAKYPAGNWLVSTTVNLTRRSDTGRINASPVSKGPAIIRFKEGCPQSFRIPVEDSDDDVVKCRWATYSESYRHADSFPHGVIDERACLLHYNGRNGTAGTYAVALTLEDFPEGTTNFNSITPFSAVGLQFLVTVSARNGYCTSVPLFTKTTPRDGECTEVKIGLAYRAVIEAKVQDPSRHVTEIVTSSPVGMQLTSLQYDALRGIFYRNVTWYPRRHQVGQQLFCFRALDSVGSESEWRCITILVGLKVNERGSQSRKKRYAWWSPVTTSMTTPSPSPTSVQSSSSPSTLGCFHHAIGVQDPSIIPDNQMTASSYYSSSYYAHFGRLYDIRGLGWAGRTSRNPSDWLQVDFGRIALVCAVATQGNPSLNEWVIDFSLSFSSDGASWMYSNDSQAFSPVTMSAPVTTPSPSPTSDSFKCLTLSYFLVFIVYFDLLVRSSSSPSTLVTTPSPSPTSVRSSSSPSTLVTTPSPSPTSVASSSSPSTLGCFHHAIGVQDPSIIPDNQMTASSYYSSSYYAHFGRLHDIRGLGWAGRTSRNPSDWLQVDFGRIALVCAVATQGNPSLNEWVIDFSLSFSSDGASWMYSNDSQGNKMVFTRMGNNFYVDRQTLPALMSARYIRFHPISQHNWNTLRVEVYEAFSPVTTSAPATRNLTSSVRTSSTSEPGVTVSCGEHNMALSIEKQSFSFVRVEQVHLRYSSCKATENGTHVIISTLLNDCGTSVNETEHALLFWNEVQVDALIIDGVITRSHDIRLPFYCSYSRKKLVSLSFNPRGIYFGQEAGYGNFTFKLDFFKSGSFVVPYSTADYPLELRLNDYLYVRYTVESSADLVIMAENCRATKDGSFYSLPHYNIIKNGCGRDTTMIYSYNSNRPYQEFRIKVFRFFNGYSSIYLHCELLACHRSSINSRCQRGCLPGRRRKRRAVIGDGTEHVESTTKNIVSRGPLIFKDEVKQGDTGQSKKQGALIGGVVGAGAVCVLAFAALGIVFVKYRVARRLMNRNKVGDLYVTQEEEIGRNNAYIQEDDMNTKEDSL, encoded by the exons ATG TTGATTTTTAGATTTCGCATGGCTTTTCGACGTTCATTTTCCTCATCATACAACTGTGATCAAAGCATTATAAAAAGCGGTGCCTTGCGTGGATCCGGAGGATCATGGAGAGCAAGATGTAGCAACATTTACTGCAGTTCTACGATCATCGCAAACACTGGATTCCAATGCACTGACTACAGTGTGGATGAGGACTGGACCAAGGGTGAAAGTAACTTTACTTACACCTTTTCCTCGGAGTCCACAGAGTGGGTTGTAAG CTACCATGGATGCTGTTGGATTTCATCACTTGCTAAATATCCAGCTGGAAACTGGCTTGTATCAACTACTGTCAATCTTACTCGACGATCTGATACTGGAAGAATAAACGCCTCTCCAGTTTCAAAAGGTCCAGCAATCATAAGGTTTAAAGAAGGTTGTCCCCAATCATTCAGAATTCCAGTAGAAGACTCAGATGACGATGTAGTGAAGTGCAGATGGGCAACTTACTCTGAGTCTTACAGGCACGCCGACAGTTTTCCTCATGGCGTAATTGATGAG AGAGCTTGCCTACTTCATTACAACGGACGAAATGGAACGGCTGGTACTTACGCTGTAGCCTTAACTTTGGAAGACTTCCCTGAAGGAACTACAAACTTTAACAGCATCACTCCATTTAGTGCTGTTGGTCTCCAGTTTCTTGTCACAGTTAGTGCGAGAAATGGCTACTGTACTAGTGTGCCATTATTCACTAAAACGACCCCAAGAGATGGAGAATGCACCGAAGTTAAAATTGGTTTAGCTTATAGAGCAGTCATTGAAGCCAAGGTTCAAGATCCGTCTAGGCA CGTGACAGAGATAGTCACTTCTTCCCCAGTTGGGATGCAACTCACATCTTTACAGTACGATGCATTGCGAGGGATTTTCTACCGGAACGTCACGTGGTATCCCCGTCGGCATCAAGTTGGACAGCAGCTGTTTTGCTTCAGGGCGTTGGACTCCGTAGG ATCTGAGAGTGAATGGCGTTGCATCACAATTCTTGTCGGATTAA AAGTAAACGAACGTGGTAGCCAGTccagaaagaaaagatatgCGTGGTGGTCCCCAGTGACAACATCTA TGACAACCCCATCTCCGTCACCAACATCTG TGCAAAGCTCTTCCTCGCCTTCAACACTTG GTTGTTTCCATCATGCCATTGGTGTTCAGGATCCAAGTATTATTCCTGATAATCAGATGACAGCTTCTAGCTATTATTCTAGTTCATACTATGCACATTTTGGTCGACTTTACGATATTAGAGGACTTGGCTGGGCGGGGCGTACATCGAGAAACCCTTCCGACTGGCTACAGGTGGATTTCGGAAGGATCGCTTTAGTGTGTGCTGTGGCGACTCAAGGGAATCCTTCATTGAATGAGTGGGTGATTGacttttctttgtcattttcGTCCGACGGAGCATCCTGGATGTATTCCAATGATTCACAAG CATTTTCTCCGGTTACAATGTCTGCTCCTG TGACAACCCCATCTCCGTCACCAACATCTG ACAGCTTTAAATGCTTAACTTTATCGTACTTTCTTGTCTTTATTGTGTATTTTGACTTACTAGTGAGAAGCTCTTCTTCGCCTTCAACACTTG TGACAACCCCATCTCCGTCACCAACATCTG TGAGAAGCTCTTCTTCGCCTTCAACACTTG TGACAACCCCATCTCCGTCACCAACATCTG TGGCAAGCTCTTCCTCGCCTTCAACACTTG GTTGTTTCCATCATGCCATTGGTGTTCAGGATCCAAGTATTATTCCTGATAATCAGATGACAGCTTCTAGCTATTATTCTAGTTCATACTATGCACATTTTGGTCGACTTCACGATATTAGAGGACTTGGCTGGGCGGGGCGTACATCGAGAAACCCTTCCGACTGGCTGCAGGTGGATTTCGGAAGGATCGCTTTAGTGTGTGCTGTGGCGACTCAAGGGAATCCTTCATTGAATGAGTGGGTGATTGacttttctttgtcattttcGTCCGACGGAGCATCCTGGATGTATTCCAATGATTCACAAGGCAACAAGATG GTATTCACCCGAATgggtaataatttttatgtcGACCGACAAACGCTGCCTGCGCTGATGTCTGCAAGGTATATTCGATTTCACCCGATAAGTCAGCATAATTGGAACACTTTAAGAGTTGAAGTCTACGAAG CATTTTCTCCGGTTACAACGTCTGCTCCTG CAACACGCAATTTGACAAGTTCCGTACGAACTTCTTCTACTTCAG AGCCTGGTGTTACTGTCAGTTGCGGGGAACATAACATGGCTCTTTCCATAGAAAAGCAGTCGTTCTCTTTCGTTCGAGTGGAGCAGGTTCACTTACGCTACTCTTCGTGCAAGGCTACTGAAAATGGCACACATGTGATAATCAGTACACTTCTCAACGATTGTGGCACATCTGTCAACGAAACTGAACATGCCTTGTTATTCTGGAATGAAGTCCAAGTTGATGCTCTGATTATTGATGGTGTCATAACTCGATCACACGACATCAGACTACCGTTCTATTGTAGCTATTCCAGAAAGAAGTTGGTGAGCTTGTCTTTCAATCCTCGTGGGATCTACTTTGGGCAGGAag CGGGATACGGAAATTTTACCTTCAAGttggactttttcaaaagcGGATCGTTCGTTGTACCGTACAGTACGGCGGACTACCCACTGGAACTGCGTCTTAATGACTACCTATACGTGCGCTACACCGTGGAATCCAGTGCTGACTTAGTCATAATGGCTGAGAACTGTAGGGCTACTAAAGACGGAAGCTTTTATTCCTTGCCTCATTATAACATCATAAAAAATgg ATGCGGAAGAGACACAACTATGATTTACTCTTATAATTCTAACCGACCTTATCAGGAATTCCGAATCAAGGTCTTTCGGTTTTTTAATGGCTATAGTAGTATTTACTTACATTGCGAGCTACTGGCCTGTCATCGATCCTCGATAAATTCCAG GTGTCAACGTGGTTGCTTGCcaggaagaagaaggaaaaggagAGCTGTCATTGGCGATGGCACTGAACACGTGGAAAGTACTACGAAAAACATAGTCTCGCGTGGCCCATTGATTTTCAAAGACGAAGTGAAGCAAGGAG ATACAGGACAAAGCAAGAAACAGGGCGCATTAATTGGTGGAGTTGTTGGTGCTGGTGCAGTTTGTGTTCTTGCCTTTGCAGCCCTGGGTATTGTGTTTGTCAAATATCGCGTAGCAAGGCGACTCATGAATCGGAATAAAGTTGGAGATTTGTACGTAACACAAGAGGAAGAAATAGGCAGGAACAACGCTTACATCCAGGAGGATGATATGAATACTAAAGAAGATTCTTTGTAG